The Spirulina subsalsa PCC 9445 region ATTATATTGTAATTCCCCTTGCTCCAGATTTATTTTCCCTCCAAGGTCTGAAAAATTTGGGGCCAACGGTGAAACGTTGGCGGGGAGAATGGAAAGATCGTTTCGGGCGGAATTCTGTCCCAGACCTTCGGCTACCACCGGGTAAAATGCAGCCTATTGGGTATGTGATTCTACAACACGCTATCCGTTTTGACCGTCCGGTGAGGGCTTTTGAACGCTGGATGGGGCGGATTCCAGAAACGTATCAAAGCAAGGTGATTCAAGGGCAAGGAGAGGCGGCTGTTAGTCCGGGGAAGGATGATCATTGTCTGGCATTGCTGAAACATTATCAAAGTTTAATGCCACTGGCGCAAGAAGCGCGAAAACCCATGTTTCATCTGAAACCAGCTGATGGTGCAATCGGCGCTCACAGTCGGGCAGTAACTGGGGTGTATTGGGATTTTAAGGCGTTGGCGGATAAAATTGGCGATCGCACAGAACTCCCCCCCATTACCTGAGAATCCAGCCCGTTACAATCTCAGAAACCCCACAAGATTTTGACGCTCCCATCGCTAAAAGCGAGGGATTCTCAGTTCATCGACACGCCTTACAATTGCCTATCTCTTGCGAGCATTACCTAAACCGTCTAACCGTTCGGCCCAACCAATTAGCAAGCCTAGTTTAGACAATCCCAGAGGGCTTTATCTCCCTGAGCGTACTAGGATAATTACCTAGAGTTAATGTGCGCCCCACATTACTGAAAACAATCTAATTCTTGAGTTTTCTGGATTTGGGCTTACGTTAGTTTCCCTAGCTATGTTTTTCGTGGTTTTCGCTACCCACTATTTGTCTCCTTGTGCGACACTTTCGAGTTCAAGCTCCACCCCTATTTCAGGCTTACTGCAACACTCTGGGAATTCAAACCAATTCAATCCTATGGGTTTTTAGTTTTATGGTCAAACATTGGTCGGCTTTTCATCTCATCGGTAAAACCGAGAGCCTTTGCTGCGCAACGTTTCACGAACAAGCCGACATTTTAGGTAACGGGATCATCGCCCTACCCCCAAAAATGGGTCGCGGGATTAGGCAAAACGCCGACGCAATAAGGGCTGAATGAGCGCCAAAACTACCCCATCAAAGATGACTAACACCGCTAACACAAGGGCGAAATTCATCTCTCCCCAAGGCGCTGTCATGACGACACTATTTAACCCCCAATCACTGTTGAAATACAGATAACGAATGGGTTCAATGGCATAGGTTAAGGGGTTAAAACAAGCAATCCATTTTAACCAGTTGGCCATGAAAGAAAGGGGGGCTAAAGCCGTGCTGGCAAAGAGTAGGGGTAAGTTGGTGACAAAAATCACGGCAATCAGTTCAATATGTCCGGGGAGGGCAAAGGCCAGACCTAGACTGAGGGCTGTGACACCTAGGACGATTAAAAAGACAATGGCGGCGATCGCACCTAACCCCCCAATTCCCGGCAAACCTGCACCCAGTAAGGCACTCGCCCCGACAATTACCCCGGTTTGGATAAAGGCCAAGGCGATAATGTACAAGGTGGAAGCGGCCACAATGGAATAACGAGTGGTTAGGGGAGCCACTAATAGACGATTGAGAAAGCCAAATTCTCGGTCAAACATTACCGGAAGTCCGGCATTTAATGCCCCAGAAAAGGCGGTGAAGACAATCACACCGGGAGCAAGAAACTGCCCATAATTTACCTCAAATCCGAAGAGTCCTTGAGGGGCTTTATAAAACAACGCCCCAAATAAAATTAACCACATTAAGGGCTGAATTACCCCCGCTATTAAGGTGGAAGGACGACGCTGGAGTTGAATAAATAACCGTTGTGTTAAAGCAAGGGTTTCTTGTATAAAATTAGCCAGTTCATTTTCCCCTGTGGTCATTTCGGCTAAG contains the following coding sequences:
- a CDS encoding ABC transporter permease: MSQSILPTGNTSLAPNPALAEMTTGENELANFIQETLALTQRLFIQLQRRPSTLIAGVIQPLMWLILFGALFYKAPQGLFGFEVNYGQFLAPGVIVFTAFSGALNAGLPVMFDREFGFLNRLLVAPLTTRYSIVAASTLYIIALAFIQTGVIVGASALLGAGLPGIGGLGAIAAIVFLIVLGVTALSLGLAFALPGHIELIAVIFVTNLPLLFASTALAPLSFMANWLKWIACFNPLTYAIEPIRYLYFNSDWGLNSVVMTAPWGEMNFALVLAVLVIFDGVVLALIQPLLRRRFA